In Periplaneta americana isolate PAMFEO1 chromosome 4, P.americana_PAMFEO1_priV1, whole genome shotgun sequence, one DNA window encodes the following:
- the LOC138697879 gene encoding uncharacterized protein: MKLLICTILLATSSLVLAEDQKKDKKTDKRGLHDLGYGGGDFGHGGSLSFGGHGGGLSGGHEGGLSLGGHGDGLSLGGHGGDISLGGGHSFGGSGLGGGHSFGGSGLGGGHSFGGSGLGEGHSFGGSGLGGGESHVKAITITKEVKVPVPHPYPVHVEKKVPVPVKVPVPVHVDKPYPVPVPKPYPVYVEKNVPYPVEKTVPYPVKVPVKVPVPVPHPVHVPKPYPVKVPVPHPYPVKVPVVVEKKVPVFIKGHDGGLGGGLGGHGFGGHGGFDFGSHH, encoded by the exons ATGAAGCTTCTC ATTTGCACCATACTTTTGGCTACATCGTCCTTAGTTCTGGCTGAAGACCAGAAGAAGGACAAAAAGACGGACAAGAGAGGACTCCATGACCTAGGTTATGGGGGAGGAGACTTCGGACATGGAGGAAGTCTGTCATTTGGAGGTCACGGAGGTGGACTGTCAGGTGGCCACGAAGGTGGTTTGTCCTTAGGAGGTCACGGAGACGGTCTATCCCTTGGAGGCCATGGTGGAGATATCTCTCTTGGAGGAGGTCACTCTTTCGGCGGTAGTGGTCTTGGAGGAGGTCACTCTTTCGGCGGCAGTGGTCTTGGAGGAGGTCACTCTTTCGGCGGCAGTGGTCTTGGAGAAGGTCATTCTTTTGGCGGTAGTGGTCTTGGAGGCGGTGAGTCTCATGTGAAGGCCATTACAATCACCAAAGAAGTTAAAGTGCCTGTCCCTCATCCTTATCCTGTCCATGTTGAGAAGAAAGTTCCTGTTCCTGTAAAGGTCCCTGTTCCAGTTCACGTTGATAAACCGTATCCAGTCCCTGTACCTAAGCCCTACCCCGTATATGTAGAGAAAAATGTACCTTACCCTGTAGAAAAGACAGTCCCCTACCCCGTTAAAGTTCCAGTCAAGGTCCCTGTTCCTGTACCCCACCCTGTCCATGTACCCAAGCCCTACCCAGTGAAGGTCCCTGTACCCCACCCTTACCCCGTGAAGGTACCAGTGGTGGTAGAGAAGAAGGTACCAGTGTTCATCAAGGGACATGACGGAGGTCTCGGTGGAGGTCTGGGAGGACATGGATTTGGCGGTCATGGAGGATTTGATTTTGGCAGTCACCATTAA
- the LOC138697875 gene encoding uncharacterized protein, with product MKLPICTFLLLATSLVLAEDQKKDKKTDKRGLHDLGYGGADFGHGGLSLRGQGGSMSLGGHGGSVSLGGHGGSVSLGGHGGSLSLGGHGGLSLGGHGGSVSLGDHGGSVSLASHGGVSSFGGHDGGLSLGGSHRGDISFGGGHSLGGGGGSESHVKSITITKEVKIPIPHPYPVHVEKKVPVPVKVPVPVHVEKPYPVPVPKPYPVYVEKKVSYPVEKIVPYPVNVPVKVPVPVPHTVHVPKPYPVKVPVPHPYPVKVPVVVEKKVPVFIKGHDGGLSGGQEFHGFGGHGGFDFGGHH from the exons ATGAAGCTTCCA ATCTGCACCTTCTTGCTCTTGGCGACGTCCTTAGTTCTGGCTGAAGACCAGAAGAAGGACAAAAAGACAGACAAGAGAGGACTCCACGATCTGGGTTACGGTGGAGCAGACTTCGGCCACGGAGGTCTGTCTCTGAGAGGTCAAGGAGGAAGTATGTCTCTGGGAGGTCACGGAGGAAGTGTGTCTCTGGGAGGTCACGGAGGAAGTGTATCTCTGGGAGGTCACGGAGGAAGTCTCTCTCTGGGAGGTCACGGAGGCCTGTCTCTGGGAGGTCACGGAGGAAGTGTCTCTCTGGGAGATCACGGAGGAAGTGTGTCTCTGGCCAGTCACGGAGGAGTTTCCTCATTTGGAGGTCATGACGGAGGTCTGTCCCTAGGAGGAAGTCATAGAGGAGATATCTCTTTCGGAGGTGGTCACTCACTcggcggtggtggtggcagtgAATCTCACGTGAAGTCCATCACCATCACCAAGGAAGTCAAAATCCCCATCCCCCACCCTTACCCCGTCCATGTTGAGAAGAAAGTTCCTGTCCCTGTAAAGGTTCCTGTTCCTGTACACGTCGAGAAACCTTACCCAGTTCCTGTTCCCAAACCCTATCCAGTGTATGTTGAGAAGAAAGTATCTTACCCTGTTGAGAAGATAGTTCCTTATCCAGTAAACGTACCTGTTAAAGTTCCTGTCCCTGTACCACACACTGTTCATGTCCCTAAACCCTATCCAGTAAAGGTCCCTGTTCCCCACCCATACCCCGTGAAGGTGCCAGTGGTAGTGGAGAAGAAAGTACCAGTATTCATCAAGGGACATGACGGAGGCCTCAGTGGAGGACAAGAATTTCACGGATTTGGAGGTCACGGAGGATTTGACTTCGGTGGTCACCATTAA